A portion of the Fusobacterium nucleatum genome contains these proteins:
- the dhaL gene encoding dihydroxyacetone kinase subunit DhaL: MYLEIIKKISDEIIKNEEYLTELDREIGDGDHGVNLARGFTEIKNQLNNFKDLPVSDVFTKMGMILLTKVGGASGAIYGTAFMSAGTYLKGKTEFNNQILLETLNSMIEGIQKRGKAVLNEKTMLDTIMPTYNFLEKSFNEGKNLKDIKNEVIEVAKNSMEATKDIIATKGRASYLGERSVGHIDPGAMSSYIMIKTVCENI, from the coding sequence ATGTATTTAGAAATAATTAAAAAAATATCTGATGAAATAATAAAAAATGAAGAATATCTAACAGAATTAGACAGAGAAATTGGAGATGGTGATCATGGAGTTAATTTAGCAAGAGGTTTTACAGAAATTAAAAATCAATTAAATAACTTTAAAGATTTACCTGTATCTGATGTATTTACAAAAATGGGTATGATACTACTTACAAAAGTTGGAGGAGCTTCTGGGGCGATCTATGGAACTGCCTTTATGAGTGCTGGAACATATTTAAAAGGAAAAACAGAATTTAATAATCAAATTTTACTTGAAACTTTAAATTCTATGATAGAAGGAATACAAAAAAGAGGTAAAGCTGTATTAAATGAAAAAACAATGCTTGATACAATAATGCCTACTTATAATTTTTTGGAAAAATCTTTTAATGAAGGAAAAAATCTAAAAGATATTAAAAATGAAGTTATAGAAGTGGCTAAAAATTCTATGGAAGCAACAAAAGATATTATTGCTACTAAGGGTAGAGCTTCTTATTTAGGTGAAAGAAGTGTTGGACATATTGATCCTGGTGCAATGTCTTCATATATAATGATAAAAACCGTTTGTGAAAATATTTAG
- a CDS encoding leucine-rich repeat domain-containing protein, translating into MEEKDVKLYKDIFYYINEDGKTLTIVGFKNSTKVAEVPDTIEDMKVTRMTAEFPTYRCTSLKEITISSGITLERRLFALNHSIEKVFLKSGVTLCGQVFEYSDLKEIKMEKGVKINDIPTLFRVERNKKYYGNFLFNSYPISKNPNAPRIWKECFEENLKRSDLLDKEGYEFQDIENRSIFTGCEFLTEIEIPEGIEILPNATFYACTSLCRVILPKTLKVIGALCFANCSNLVNIVIPEGVVAIGEDAFGGCTNLETVVLPSTLTHIVGNPFTKCKSLKRIVVPEGMLGLDGSEELIDEIFRYVSTFTVGYTSFNKKDFYSKKTWKQIFKSKLVSLITTKKISEKELKEKEDLAIKKLKEQGEFDKIKIYVDEFMEYFLENLCSSNYKKKDISLLKKKIITYMDSLQKISKNNYSNEEMILKEVKELVDYINEFNKKFQAIETEDREEICEIIDRCAILAGYPYPNPQIQSDFDITYEWREW; encoded by the coding sequence ATGGAAGAAAAAGATGTAAAACTATATAAAGATATTTTTTATTATATAAATGAAGATGGTAAGACACTAACTATTGTAGGTTTTAAAAATAGTACAAAAGTAGCTGAAGTACCAGATACAATAGAAGATATGAAAGTAACTCGTATGACAGCTGAATTCCCTACATATAGATGTACTTCATTAAAAGAAATTACAATATCAAGTGGAATTACATTGGAGAGGCGACTTTTTGCACTTAATCATTCAATAGAGAAAGTTTTTTTAAAGTCAGGAGTAACTCTTTGTGGACAAGTTTTTGAATATAGTGATTTAAAGGAAATCAAAATGGAAAAAGGTGTAAAAATCAATGACATTCCAACTTTATTTCGTGTTGAAAGGAATAAAAAGTACTATGGAAATTTTCTTTTTAATAGTTACCCTATTTCAAAAAATCCAAATGCACCTCGTATTTGGAAAGAATGTTTTGAAGAAAATTTAAAAAGATCAGATTTATTAGATAAAGAAGGATATGAATTTCAAGATATTGAGAATAGAAGTATTTTCACTGGTTGTGAATTTTTAACAGAAATAGAAATTCCTGAAGGAATAGAAATTCTTCCAAATGCTACTTTTTATGCTTGTACTTCTCTTTGTAGGGTAATTTTACCTAAAACATTAAAAGTGATAGGAGCACTTTGTTTTGCTAACTGTAGTAATCTTGTGAATATTGTAATTCCTGAAGGAGTAGTTGCAATAGGGGAAGATGCTTTTGGAGGCTGTACAAATTTAGAAACTGTTGTTCTTCCAAGTACACTTACTCATATTGTTGGAAATCCTTTTACAAAATGTAAATCACTTAAAAGAATAGTAGTTCCTGAGGGTATGCTAGGACTTGATGGAAGTGAAGAATTGATAGATGAAATTTTTAGATATGTATCTACTTTCACAGTTGGCTATACTTCATTTAACAAAAAAGATTTTTACTCAAAAAAAACTTGGAAACAAATTTTTAAGTCTAAGCTTGTTTCACTAATTACAACAAAAAAAATATCAGAGAAGGAATTAAAAGAGAAAGAGGATTTAGCAATAAAAAAATTAAAAGAACAAGGAGAATTTGATAAAATAAAAATATATGTAGATGAATTTATGGAATATTTTTTAGAAAATTTATGCTCATCTAACTATAAGAAAAAAGATATATCCCTATTAAAAAAGAAAATAATCACTTATATGGATTCCTTACAAAAAATTTCAAAAAACAATTATTCAAATGAAGAAATGATTTTAAAAGAGGTTAAAGAATTAGTTGACTATATCAATGAATTTAATAAAAAATTTCAAGCTATTGAAACAGAAGATAGAGAAGAAATTTGTGAAATTATTGATAGATGTGCAATATTAGCTGGATATCCTTATCCAAATCCTCAGATACAATCTGATTTTGATATTACTTATGAGTGGCGTGAATGGTAG
- a CDS encoding MBL fold metallo-hydrolase, with the protein MLNTAEKMIEKVDYFACGYCSNNLKRVFKGFDKTIVNFYAGVFLIKHKKLGYILYDTGYSMDILKNNLKYFLYRFANPVTLKREDMIDHQLKEKGINKEDIKYIIISHLHPDHIGGLKFFPNSNLILTKTCYNDFKLKKDSLLIFNELLPSNFEDRLILIDDYKKNSLFPYKNSFDLFSDLSMLIVEVDGHTKGQACLFLPDNNLFIAADVCWGTEFLPFTDKMKWLPRKIQNNFEDYRKGSDFLKKLIEGNISVIVSHDKKEKIIEILK; encoded by the coding sequence ATGTTGAACACAGCAGAAAAAATGATAGAGAAAGTTGATTATTTTGCTTGTGGTTATTGTAGCAATAATTTAAAAAGAGTTTTTAAAGGTTTTGATAAAACAATAGTTAATTTCTATGCAGGAGTTTTTTTAATCAAACATAAGAAATTAGGATATATTTTATATGACACAGGTTATTCTATGGATATTTTGAAAAATAATCTTAAATATTTTTTATATCGATTTGCCAATCCTGTCACTTTAAAAAGAGAAGACATGATAGACCACCAACTTAAAGAAAAAGGTATAAATAAAGAAGATATTAAATATATTATTATTTCACATCTACATCCTGACCATATTGGTGGTTTAAAATTTTTCCCAAATTCTAACCTAATCTTAACCAAAACTTGTTACAATGATTTTAAGTTAAAAAAGGATAGTCTTTTAATTTTTAATGAACTACTACCCAGTAATTTTGAAGACAGATTAATATTGATAGATGATTATAAAAAAAATAGTCTATTTCCTTATAAAAATAGCTTTGATTTATTTTCTGATTTATCAATGCTAATAGTTGAAGTAGATGGACATACAAAAGGGCAGGCTTGTTTATTTTTGCCAGATAATAATTTATTTATTGCTGCTGATGTATGTTGGGGAACAGAATTTTTACCTTTTACAGATAAAATGAAGTGGCTTCCTAGAAAAATTCAAAATAATTTTGAAGATTATAGAAAAGGTAGTGATTTTTTAAAGAAATTGATAGAGGGTAATATTTCTGTTATTGTTAGCCATGATAAAAAAGAAAAAATAATAGAAATTTTAAAATAA
- a CDS encoding 3-oxoacyl-ACP synthase III family protein: MRKIQFKGYGVELPKNTVYFKEQTRYRISGDEKQISLAVSACQKALKNTNITIDDIDCIVSASAVGIQPIPCMAALIHEKIAKGTSIPALDINTTCTSFITALDTMSYLLDSGRYKRILIVSCDVASRALNPKQKESFQLFSDGAVAFIIEKTDEEIGVIDATQKTWSEGAHSTEIRGGLSNFHPENYSESTKEEFMFDMCGKTILALSMKKIPKMMKEFLENNNMKISDIDMVIPHQASVAMPLIMEKLGVPEGKYIDEVKEFGNMVSASVPMTLAHGLEKQKIKNGDIILLIGTAAGLTTNIMLIKI, translated from the coding sequence ATGAGAAAAATTCAATTTAAAGGATATGGAGTAGAATTACCTAAAAATACAGTTTACTTTAAAGAACAAACTCGTTATAGAATAAGTGGAGATGAAAAACAAATTTCTCTTGCAGTTTCTGCTTGTCAAAAAGCTTTAAAAAATACTAATATTACAATTGATGATATTGATTGCATAGTTTCAGCTAGTGCAGTTGGCATACAACCTATACCTTGTATGGCAGCCTTAATTCATGAGAAAATAGCAAAAGGAACTTCTATTCCTGCACTTGATATAAATACTACTTGCACAAGCTTTATAACAGCATTAGATACTATGTCTTATCTTTTAGATTCTGGAAGATATAAGAGAATATTGATTGTTTCTTGTGATGTAGCTTCAAGAGCATTGAACCCTAAACAAAAAGAAAGTTTTCAACTCTTCAGTGATGGTGCAGTAGCCTTTATTATTGAAAAAACCGATGAAGAAATTGGTGTTATTGATGCTACACAAAAAACTTGGTCAGAAGGAGCTCATTCAACTGAAATTCGTGGAGGTTTAAGTAATTTTCACCCAGAAAATTACTCTGAAAGCACAAAAGAAGAATTTATGTTTGATATGTGTGGAAAGACTATATTAGCTCTATCTATGAAAAAAATTCCTAAAATGATGAAAGAATTTTTAGAAAATAACAATATGAAAATTTCTGATATTGATATGGTGATTCCTCATCAAGCCAGTGTTGCTATGCCTCTTATAATGGAAAAATTGGGAGTACCAGAAGGTAAATATATAGATGAAGTAAAAGAATTTGGGAATATGGTTTCAGCTTCTGTTCCTATGACACTGGCACATGGTTTAGAAAAGCAAAAAATTAAAAATGGTGATATAATATTACTTATAGGTACTGCTGCTGGACTTACTACAAATATAATGTTAATAAAGATATAA
- a CDS encoding SDR family NAD(P)-dependent oxidoreductase yields the protein MEKILITGASSGIGEELTRNLANKSKKLFLLARSLDKLNLLKKELEEKFSSLECVCIKYDLTDINNLENIVENCDVDLVINCAGFGKITDFSKLSDKEDLDTINVNFISPLILTKKFSEKFLQKGQGTILNICSTAALYQHPYMAVYSSAKSALLHYSLALDEELSHKNKNVRVLSVCPGPTASNFFEKDIQEKFGSSQKFMMSSEDVAKRIIKVIENKKRFSIIGFRNKLSIFLINLLPISLQLKLVGLILKKVIK from the coding sequence ATGGAAAAAATTTTAATAACAGGTGCAAGCTCTGGAATAGGAGAAGAATTAACAAGAAACTTAGCAAATAAATCTAAAAAGCTTTTTTTATTAGCTCGTTCACTTGATAAATTAAATCTTCTAAAAAAAGAATTGGAAGAAAAATTTTCTTCTCTTGAATGTGTTTGCATAAAATATGATTTAACTGATATAAACAATTTAGAAAATATTGTTGAAAATTGTGATGTTGATTTAGTTATTAATTGTGCAGGCTTTGGAAAAATTACTGATTTTTCCAAATTAAGTGATAAAGAAGATTTGGATACTATAAATGTGAATTTTATTTCTCCATTAATCTTAACTAAAAAATTCTCAGAAAAATTTTTACAAAAGGGACAAGGAACAATTTTAAATATTTGCTCGACTGCTGCACTATATCAACATCCATATATGGCAGTATACAGTTCAGCTAAGTCAGCTCTTTTACATTATTCTTTGGCACTTGATGAAGAATTATCTCATAAAAATAAAAATGTAAGAGTTCTGTCTGTTTGCCCTGGACCAACTGCAAGTAATTTTTTTGAAAAAGATATACAAGAAAAATTTGGAAGTTCTCAAAAATTTATGATGAGTTCAGAAGATGTGGCTAAAAGAATTATAAAAGTGATAGAAAATAAAAAAAGATTTTCTATTATTGGCTTTAGAAATAAATTATCTATATTTTTAATAAATTTATTACCTATTTCACTGCAATTAAAACTTGTAGGCTTAATTTTAAAAAAGGTGATTAAATGA
- the dhaM gene encoding dihydroxyacetone kinase phosphoryl donor subunit DhaM → MVGFVVVSHSKELAEAAIHLANEMKRYDFPLINGSGTDGNFLGSNPLIIKEAILKAKTDKGALIFVDIGSSVLNTQVAIDFLADEDVDIENIKIADVPLVEGLIAGVAVNDEKADIESVLEELNELKTFSKLTY, encoded by the coding sequence ATGGTAGGTTTCGTAGTTGTATCACATAGTAAAGAATTGGCAGAAGCAGCAATACATCTTGCTAATGAAATGAAAAGATATGATTTTCCTTTAATTAATGGAAGTGGAACAGATGGAAATTTTTTAGGAAGTAATCCACTTATAATAAAAGAAGCTATATTAAAAGCCAAAACAGATAAAGGAGCTTTAATTTTTGTAGATATTGGAAGTTCTGTTTTAAATACTCAAGTAGCAATAGACTTTTTAGCTGATGAAGATGTTGACATAGAAAATATAAAGATTGCAGATGTTCCACTGGTTGAAGGACTTATTGCAGGAGTTGCAGTAAATGATGAAAAAGCAGATATTGAAAGTGTTTTAGAAGAATTGAATGAATTAAAAACTTTCTCAAAATTGACATATTAG
- a CDS encoding glycosyltransferase family 21 protein yields MTILFNTLLTLTIILLILKLIFSFIYFQKINSLEKSKIDESKYTIVQPILSGDPRLEEDLTANLKNTTDMEFIWLVDKSDKIAIQTAEKILKNKNYSNRIEIYYLDDVPQEVNPKIFKLEQVVDKIKTEYTIILDDDSVIDRKRLDELSIYEKDKTEWIATGIPFNYNIRGFYSKLISAFINSNSIFSYFSLSFLKENKTINGMFYILRTDILKKYSAFENIKYWLCDDLALATYLLSKDVKIIQSTIFCNVRNTVPSFKRYILLMKRWLLFSNVYMKNAFSIKFLFIILLPTLLPTVLLFLSFYLGINYLVLTLNLFIGKVALFYITRIFIYEPFRISSSQTKGLLYELLSEFLLPFMLIYTLLTPPVILWRNKKIRVKDGKIHYEI; encoded by the coding sequence ATGACAATATTATTTAATACTTTATTGACACTAACTATAATTTTACTTATTTTAAAATTAATTTTTTCTTTTATTTATTTTCAAAAAATAAATAGTTTAGAAAAATCAAAAATAGATGAAAGTAAATACACAATAGTTCAACCTATTTTATCTGGCGACCCTAGGCTTGAAGAAGACTTAACGGCTAATTTAAAAAATACTACTGATATGGAATTCATTTGGCTTGTTGATAAAAGTGATAAAATAGCTATACAGACTGCTGAAAAAATCCTAAAAAATAAAAATTACTCCAATAGAATTGAAATTTATTATTTAGATGATGTTCCACAGGAAGTAAACCCTAAAATATTCAAGTTAGAGCAAGTTGTAGACAAAATTAAAACTGAATATACAATAATTTTAGATGATGATAGTGTGATAGATAGAAAAAGACTAGATGAATTAAGCATTTATGAAAAAGATAAGACTGAATGGATAGCAACAGGAATTCCATTTAATTACAATATTAGAGGCTTTTATTCTAAATTAATTTCTGCTTTTATAAATTCTAATTCTATTTTTTCATATTTTTCTCTATCTTTTTTAAAAGAAAATAAGACTATAAATGGAATGTTCTATATTTTGAGAACTGATATTTTAAAAAAGTATTCTGCTTTTGAGAATATAAAATATTGGCTTTGTGATGATTTGGCATTGGCTACCTACTTGCTTTCAAAAGATGTAAAAATTATTCAAAGTACAATTTTTTGTAATGTAAGAAATACTGTTCCAAGTTTTAAAAGGTATATACTTCTTATGAAAAGATGGCTTTTATTTAGTAATGTCTATATGAAAAATGCCTTTTCTATAAAATTTTTATTTATAATATTATTGCCAACATTATTACCAACTGTTCTATTGTTTTTGAGTTTCTATTTAGGAATAAATTATTTGGTGTTAACGCTTAATTTATTTATAGGAAAGGTTGCATTATTTTATATAACTAGAATATTTATCTATGAACCTTTTAGAATTTCTTCTTCTCAAACTAAGGGATTATTATATGAATTATTGAGTGAATTTTTACTGCCTTTTATGTTAATATATACTCTTTTAACTCCACCTGTAATTCTATGGAGAAATAAAAAAATCAGAGTTAAAGATGGGAAGATACATTATGAAATTTAA
- a CDS encoding F390 synthetase-related protein, producing the protein MKKIFKIILTFIKVRYFSKWTSRDKLLKYQEKQVEKHLKFLKKNSPYFKTHKITENFTMNKAFMMENFNELNTLGVKKDEAMDIALNSEKTRDFNQKYKNISVGLSSGTSGHRGMFITTPEEQGIWAGTILAKMLPKNNIFGHKIAFFLRADNDLYKTINSFLISLEYFDTFKDIDEHIGRLNRYKPSMIVAPPSLLLILAKKIEEGELKISPKRVISVAEILEKPDEEYIKKQFKLNIIHQIYQATEGFLACTCEYGHLHLNEDLIKFEKKYIDEKRFYPIITDFRRTSQPFVNYYLNDILVEATEPCECGSILQRIEKIEGRSDDIFKFINKNGKEVVVFPDFIRRTILFVENIREYQVFQINNNLLEVAILNVNEEQKNLIRKEFKKLFTSLEIENIEIKFINYEIDRTKKLKRIVRKVIE; encoded by the coding sequence ATGAAAAAAATATTTAAAATTATCTTAACTTTTATTAAAGTAAGATATTTTAGCAAGTGGACTTCAAGAGATAAACTTTTAAAATATCAAGAAAAGCAAGTAGAAAAGCATTTAAAATTTTTAAAAAAAAATTCACCATATTTTAAAACTCATAAAATTACAGAAAATTTTACCATGAATAAGGCATTTATGATGGAGAATTTCAATGAATTAAATACTTTGGGAGTAAAAAAAGATGAAGCAATGGATATTGCTTTAAATAGTGAAAAAACTAGAGATTTTAATCAAAAATATAAAAATATCTCAGTTGGATTATCTTCTGGAACATCTGGGCATAGAGGAATGTTTATCACAACACCAGAAGAACAAGGAATATGGGCAGGTACTATCCTTGCTAAGATGCTTCCTAAAAATAATATTTTTGGGCATAAAATAGCATTTTTTCTAAGAGCAGACAATGACTTATATAAAACTATAAATTCATTTTTAATAAGTTTAGAATATTTTGATACTTTTAAAGATATTGATGAACATATAGGAAGATTAAATAGATATAAGCCTTCTATGATAGTTGCACCTCCCTCTTTACTTTTGATATTAGCTAAGAAAATAGAAGAAGGAGAGTTAAAAATTTCTCCAAAAAGAGTTATTTCAGTTGCAGAGATTTTAGAAAAGCCTGATGAAGAATATATTAAAAAACAATTTAAACTGAATATAATACATCAGATTTATCAGGCAACAGAAGGCTTTTTAGCTTGCACTTGTGAATATGGACATTTACATCTAAATGAAGATTTAATAAAGTTTGAAAAAAAATATATAGATGAAAAGAGATTTTATCCAATAATCACTGATTTTAGAAGAACTAGTCAACCTTTTGTAAATTATTATCTTAATGACATTTTAGTTGAAGCAACAGAGCCTTGTGAATGTGGTTCAATCCTGCAAAGAATTGAAAAGATTGAGGGACGTTCAGATGATATTTTCAAATTTATTAATAAGAATGGTAAAGAAGTGGTAGTATTTCCAGATTTTATAAGAAGAACTATACTCTTTGTTGAAAATATAAGAGAATATCAAGTTTTTCAAATAAATAATAACTTATTAGAAGTTGCTATTTTAAATGTAAATGAAGAACAAAAAAACTTAATAAGAAAAGAATTTAAGAAATTATTTACTTCTTTGGAAATTGAAAATATAGAAATTAAATTTATAAATTATGAAATAGATAGAACCAAAAAATTAAAAAGAATAGTGAGGAAGGTAATAGAATGA
- the dhaK gene encoding dihydroxyacetone kinase subunit DhaK, giving the protein MKKLINDKNNIVEEVVQGMIKAFPNKVSRVENEPIIIRKNKKVNKVALISGGGSGHEPAHAGYVGYGMLDAAVCGEIFTSPGADKVYSAIKAVDAGKGVLLIIKNYSGDVMNFEMAGEMAQAEGITVKQVVVDDDIAVENSTYTVGRRGIAGTIFVHKILGAAAEKGYDLDKLVELGNKVVKNLKTMGMSLKPCTVFTTGKESFEIADDEVEIGLGIHGEPGTHREKMTTANEFTKKLFEKIYAESNVQNGDRFAVLVNGLGETTLIELFIINNHLQDLLKDKRIEVAKTLVGNYMTSLDMGGFSISLLKLDKEMEELLNAEEDTIAF; this is encoded by the coding sequence ATGAAAAAACTCATAAATGATAAAAATAATATTGTAGAAGAAGTTGTACAAGGAATGATAAAAGCTTTTCCCAATAAAGTTTCAAGAGTGGAAAATGAGCCTATAATTATAAGAAAAAATAAAAAAGTTAATAAGGTTGCTTTAATTAGTGGAGGAGGAAGTGGACATGAACCTGCACATGCTGGCTATGTTGGTTATGGAATGTTAGATGCAGCAGTATGTGGAGAAATTTTTACTTCTCCTGGAGCTGATAAAGTTTATAGTGCTATAAAAGCTGTTGATGCAGGAAAAGGTGTTCTTCTTATAATAAAAAATTATAGTGGAGATGTAATGAATTTTGAAATGGCAGGCGAAATGGCTCAAGCAGAAGGAATAACTGTAAAGCAAGTTGTGGTTGACGATGATATTGCAGTTGAAAATAGTACCTATACTGTTGGTAGAAGAGGAATAGCAGGAACTATTTTTGTTCATAAAATTTTAGGTGCTGCTGCTGAAAAAGGTTATGATTTAGATAAATTAGTTGAACTTGGAAATAAAGTTGTTAAAAATTTAAAAACTATGGGTATGTCTTTAAAACCTTGTACAGTTTTTACAACTGGTAAAGAAAGTTTTGAAATAGCTGATGATGAGGTTGAAATTGGTTTAGGAATACATGGAGAGCCTGGAACTCATAGAGAAAAAATGACAACAGCTAATGAATTTACTAAAAAATTATTTGAAAAAATTTATGCTGAATCTAATGTTCAAAATGGAGATAGATTTGCAGTTTTAGTAAACGGGCTTGGAGAAACAACTTTAATTGAATTATTTATTATAAATAATCATCTACAAGATTTACTAAAAGATAAAAGAATAGAGGTTGCTAAAACTTTGGTTGGTAACTATATGACTTCACTTGATATGGGAGGATTCTCTATAAGTTTATTAAAATTAGATAAGGAAATGGAAGAACTTTTAAATGCAGAGGAAGACACAATAGCATTTTAA
- a CDS encoding NAD-dependent epimerase/dehydratase family protein yields MKVLLTGATGFLGKYVIDELKNNSYQVVAFGRNEKIGHTLIDENVEFYKGDIDNLDDLFKASQDCSAVIHAAALSTVWGKWKDFYNVNVLGTKNVVQVCEEKNLKLVFVSSPSIYAGAKDQLDVKEDEAPKENDLNYYIKSKIMAENIIKSSKLNYMIIRPRGLFGVGDTSIIPRLLELNKKIGIPLFVDGKQKVDITCVENVAYALRLALENNQYSRKIYNITNDEPIEFKEILTLFFNEMGTEGKYLKWNYNLISPLVSFLEIFYKLFRIKKEPPITKYTLYLMRYSQTLNIDKAKKELGYYPKMSILEGVKKYVEHSRKNDRES; encoded by the coding sequence ATGAAGGTTTTACTTACAGGAGCAACAGGATTTTTAGGAAAATATGTAATTGATGAATTAAAAAATAACTCTTATCAAGTTGTTGCCTTTGGTAGAAATGAAAAAATTGGACATACATTGATTGATGAAAATGTTGAATTTTATAAAGGCGATATAGATAATTTAGATGATTTATTTAAGGCTTCCCAAGATTGTTCAGCTGTTATACATGCTGCTGCACTTTCTACTGTTTGGGGTAAATGGAAAGATTTCTATAATGTAAATGTATTAGGGACAAAAAATGTTGTTCAAGTTTGTGAAGAAAAAAATTTAAAATTAGTCTTTGTTTCATCTCCAAGTATATATGCAGGAGCAAAAGACCAATTAGATGTTAAAGAAGACGAGGCACCAAAAGAGAATGATTTGAACTACTATATAAAAAGTAAAATTATGGCAGAAAATATAATTAAATCTTCTAAGCTAAACTATATGATAATTCGTCCTCGTGGACTATTTGGAGTAGGAGATACAAGTATAATACCAAGACTTTTAGAATTAAATAAGAAAATTGGTATTCCTCTTTTTGTTGATGGAAAACAAAAGGTTGATATAACTTGTGTTGAAAATGTTGCTTATGCTTTAAGATTAGCATTAGAAAATAATCAATATTCAAGGAAAATATACAATATTACAAATGATGAGCCAATAGAGTTTAAAGAGATTTTAACTTTATTTTTTAATGAAATGGGAACAGAAGGAAAATATTTAAAATGGAACTATAATTTAATTTCCCCTTTGGTTTCATTTTTAGAAATTTTCTATAAACTTTTTAGAATAAAAAAAGAACCTCCAATTACTAAATATACTTTATATTTAATGAGATATAGTCAAACTCTAAATATTGATAAGGCTAAAAAAGAATTGGGCTACTATCCGAAGATGTCTATACTAGAAGGAGTTAAAAAATATGTTGAACACAGCAGAAAAAATGATAGAGAAAGTTGA